Proteins encoded in a region of the Ptychodera flava strain L36383 chromosome 4, AS_Pfla_20210202, whole genome shotgun sequence genome:
- the LOC139130922 gene encoding monocarboxylate transporter 12-like isoform X1, which produces MIKSRAQDISRRRWFVLASCFYIQFICAGIMSANGLFMVEFLKTFDESTATLSWIFTIQYLTGAIITPVVGYLTSIYGTRKVVAVGAIIMMFASAALPFIDSLVLLFLTFSILFGSGTSLVYISSMPIIADYFTDRYALANGITWVGGGLGTMTFPPLVETLIQVYGWHGTFLILSGLCANNFVCAMIMKPVAKMAKKQDKEPPEMQSDTDALQEYKSESKESINSHSNRVHGPDGYTSVQETEKSTDDVIDAEHQGDRRARSNKKTRSNIFSVIYRMWGLYIFPKYPRITLLVACMIGFGVAMVMYLMWIIVRAVNIGIPRMQAAALMTAFGVSSVIGRLSHGWFVDLKLISPMALLASMLMLNAISILIYNLVMSYVIMVIACVGIGLSHGVCLPMFIVCTREMVHLEDLPGAIGLIFSMNTIFGGLVLTFAGKLYDDTGDSRMPLFVAVMFCGSAAVIGTMAVCVNRYRSRRQLDTSGRDGEHSE; this is translated from the exons ATGATAAAGAGCAGAGCACAAGACATCAGCCGACGGAGATGGTTTGTACTTGCAAGCTGTTTCTACATTCAGTTCATTTGTGCAGGCATCATGAGTGCAAATGGTCTCTTTATGGTGgaatttctaaaaacttttgATGAGAGTACTGCAACATTGTCGTGGATTTTCACCATACAATACCTCACCGGGGCTATAATAA CACCGGTGGTTGGGTATCTTACATCCATATATGGGACACGCAAGGTAGTTGCAGTAGGAGCGATCATTATGATGTTCGCATCGGCAGCTTTACCATTTATTGACAGCCTTGTGCTTCTTTTCCTAACGTTTTCGATTTTATTCG GAAGTGGTACTTCTTTGGTCTACATATCATCGATGCCTATTATAGCCGACTACTTCACAGATCGTTATGCATTAGCAAATGGAATTACATGGGTTGGAGGAGGTCTCGGAACCATGACCTTCCCGCCTCTTGTAGAAACACTCATTCAAGTTTATGGATGGCATGGGACGTTTTTAATACTTAGCGGGCTGTGTGCAAATAACTTTGTATGTGCAATGATCATGAAACCTGTTGCCAAGATGGCAAAGAAACAAGACAAGGAACCGCCCGAAATGCAGTCTGACACAGATGCTCTACAAGAGTATAAATCTGAATCCAAGGAGTCCATAAACAGTCATTCAAATCGTGTCCATGGTCCTGACGGATATACATCTGTACAAGAAACTGAAAAGTCaactgatgatgtcatcgaTGCTGAACATCAAGGTGACCGTCGAGCAAGGTCGAACAAAAAGACTAGAAGTAACATATTTTCCGTCATTTATCGTATGTGGGGGTTATATATCTTTCCTAAATATCCTCGCATAACACTGCTCGTTGCGTGTATGATAGGTTTCGGCGTTGCAATGGTGATGTACTTGATGTGGATAATTGTGAGGGCAGTCAACATCGGGATTCCGAGAATGCAGGCAGCGGCACTGATGACAGCTTTTGGAGTGTCTTCTGTTATTGGTCGGCTGTCTCATGGTTGGTTTGTTGACCTGAAACTGATTTCTCCAATGGCGTTGCTGGCATCGATGCTGATGTTGAACGCGATTAGTATACTGATCTACAACCTCGTCATGAGTTACGTCATCATGGTGATTGCTTGTGTTGGTATCGGTCTGTCTCACGGCGTGTGCTTACCCATGTTTATTGTTTGCACTAGAGAGATGGTACACTTGGAAGATCTCCCGGGCGCTATAGGGCTGATATTCTCAATGAACACAATCTTTGGAGGACTGGTACTAACATTCGCAG GGAAGCTCTATGACGATACGGGTGATTCCAGGATGCCATTATTTGTAGCAGTAATGTTTTGCGGCAGTGCGGCTGTGATAGGTACCATGGCTGTATGTGTGAACCGTTACAGGTCAAGACGGCAGCTGGATACATCTGGAAGAGACGGGGAACATAGTGAATGA
- the LOC139130922 gene encoding monocarboxylate transporter 12-like isoform X2, which produces MISLNFAPVVGYLTSIYGTRKVVAVGAIIMMFASAALPFIDSLVLLFLTFSILFGSGTSLVYISSMPIIADYFTDRYALANGITWVGGGLGTMTFPPLVETLIQVYGWHGTFLILSGLCANNFVCAMIMKPVAKMAKKQDKEPPEMQSDTDALQEYKSESKESINSHSNRVHGPDGYTSVQETEKSTDDVIDAEHQGDRRARSNKKTRSNIFSVIYRMWGLYIFPKYPRITLLVACMIGFGVAMVMYLMWIIVRAVNIGIPRMQAAALMTAFGVSSVIGRLSHGWFVDLKLISPMALLASMLMLNAISILIYNLVMSYVIMVIACVGIGLSHGVCLPMFIVCTREMVHLEDLPGAIGLIFSMNTIFGGLVLTFAGKLYDDTGDSRMPLFVAVMFCGSAAVIGTMAVCVNRYRSRRQLDTSGRDGEHSE; this is translated from the exons CACCGGTGGTTGGGTATCTTACATCCATATATGGGACACGCAAGGTAGTTGCAGTAGGAGCGATCATTATGATGTTCGCATCGGCAGCTTTACCATTTATTGACAGCCTTGTGCTTCTTTTCCTAACGTTTTCGATTTTATTCG GAAGTGGTACTTCTTTGGTCTACATATCATCGATGCCTATTATAGCCGACTACTTCACAGATCGTTATGCATTAGCAAATGGAATTACATGGGTTGGAGGAGGTCTCGGAACCATGACCTTCCCGCCTCTTGTAGAAACACTCATTCAAGTTTATGGATGGCATGGGACGTTTTTAATACTTAGCGGGCTGTGTGCAAATAACTTTGTATGTGCAATGATCATGAAACCTGTTGCCAAGATGGCAAAGAAACAAGACAAGGAACCGCCCGAAATGCAGTCTGACACAGATGCTCTACAAGAGTATAAATCTGAATCCAAGGAGTCCATAAACAGTCATTCAAATCGTGTCCATGGTCCTGACGGATATACATCTGTACAAGAAACTGAAAAGTCaactgatgatgtcatcgaTGCTGAACATCAAGGTGACCGTCGAGCAAGGTCGAACAAAAAGACTAGAAGTAACATATTTTCCGTCATTTATCGTATGTGGGGGTTATATATCTTTCCTAAATATCCTCGCATAACACTGCTCGTTGCGTGTATGATAGGTTTCGGCGTTGCAATGGTGATGTACTTGATGTGGATAATTGTGAGGGCAGTCAACATCGGGATTCCGAGAATGCAGGCAGCGGCACTGATGACAGCTTTTGGAGTGTCTTCTGTTATTGGTCGGCTGTCTCATGGTTGGTTTGTTGACCTGAAACTGATTTCTCCAATGGCGTTGCTGGCATCGATGCTGATGTTGAACGCGATTAGTATACTGATCTACAACCTCGTCATGAGTTACGTCATCATGGTGATTGCTTGTGTTGGTATCGGTCTGTCTCACGGCGTGTGCTTACCCATGTTTATTGTTTGCACTAGAGAGATGGTACACTTGGAAGATCTCCCGGGCGCTATAGGGCTGATATTCTCAATGAACACAATCTTTGGAGGACTGGTACTAACATTCGCAG GGAAGCTCTATGACGATACGGGTGATTCCAGGATGCCATTATTTGTAGCAGTAATGTTTTGCGGCAGTGCGGCTGTGATAGGTACCATGGCTGTATGTGTGAACCGTTACAGGTCAAGACGGCAGCTGGATACATCTGGAAGAGACGGGGAACATAGTGAATGA
- the LOC139130922 gene encoding monocarboxylate transporter 12-like isoform X3, whose amino-acid sequence MMFASAALPFIDSLVLLFLTFSILFGSGTSLVYISSMPIIADYFTDRYALANGITWVGGGLGTMTFPPLVETLIQVYGWHGTFLILSGLCANNFVCAMIMKPVAKMAKKQDKEPPEMQSDTDALQEYKSESKESINSHSNRVHGPDGYTSVQETEKSTDDVIDAEHQGDRRARSNKKTRSNIFSVIYRMWGLYIFPKYPRITLLVACMIGFGVAMVMYLMWIIVRAVNIGIPRMQAAALMTAFGVSSVIGRLSHGWFVDLKLISPMALLASMLMLNAISILIYNLVMSYVIMVIACVGIGLSHGVCLPMFIVCTREMVHLEDLPGAIGLIFSMNTIFGGLVLTFAGKLYDDTGDSRMPLFVAVMFCGSAAVIGTMAVCVNRYRSRRQLDTSGRDGEHSE is encoded by the exons ATGATGTTCGCATCGGCAGCTTTACCATTTATTGACAGCCTTGTGCTTCTTTTCCTAACGTTTTCGATTTTATTCG GAAGTGGTACTTCTTTGGTCTACATATCATCGATGCCTATTATAGCCGACTACTTCACAGATCGTTATGCATTAGCAAATGGAATTACATGGGTTGGAGGAGGTCTCGGAACCATGACCTTCCCGCCTCTTGTAGAAACACTCATTCAAGTTTATGGATGGCATGGGACGTTTTTAATACTTAGCGGGCTGTGTGCAAATAACTTTGTATGTGCAATGATCATGAAACCTGTTGCCAAGATGGCAAAGAAACAAGACAAGGAACCGCCCGAAATGCAGTCTGACACAGATGCTCTACAAGAGTATAAATCTGAATCCAAGGAGTCCATAAACAGTCATTCAAATCGTGTCCATGGTCCTGACGGATATACATCTGTACAAGAAACTGAAAAGTCaactgatgatgtcatcgaTGCTGAACATCAAGGTGACCGTCGAGCAAGGTCGAACAAAAAGACTAGAAGTAACATATTTTCCGTCATTTATCGTATGTGGGGGTTATATATCTTTCCTAAATATCCTCGCATAACACTGCTCGTTGCGTGTATGATAGGTTTCGGCGTTGCAATGGTGATGTACTTGATGTGGATAATTGTGAGGGCAGTCAACATCGGGATTCCGAGAATGCAGGCAGCGGCACTGATGACAGCTTTTGGAGTGTCTTCTGTTATTGGTCGGCTGTCTCATGGTTGGTTTGTTGACCTGAAACTGATTTCTCCAATGGCGTTGCTGGCATCGATGCTGATGTTGAACGCGATTAGTATACTGATCTACAACCTCGTCATGAGTTACGTCATCATGGTGATTGCTTGTGTTGGTATCGGTCTGTCTCACGGCGTGTGCTTACCCATGTTTATTGTTTGCACTAGAGAGATGGTACACTTGGAAGATCTCCCGGGCGCTATAGGGCTGATATTCTCAATGAACACAATCTTTGGAGGACTGGTACTAACATTCGCAG GGAAGCTCTATGACGATACGGGTGATTCCAGGATGCCATTATTTGTAGCAGTAATGTTTTGCGGCAGTGCGGCTGTGATAGGTACCATGGCTGTATGTGTGAACCGTTACAGGTCAAGACGGCAGCTGGATACATCTGGAAGAGACGGGGAACATAGTGAATGA